Proteins encoded by one window of Flavobacterium sp. N502540:
- a CDS encoding SusC/RagA family TonB-linked outer membrane protein, producing the protein MKKKLNRYIGLCILLISTGIKAQEIKPLIQSKLEGTVIDAVTKEPVIGASINIKGTTHGVVTDMDGKFYFQTGQKLPYTLIVSYLGYKKAEVTANENSVVVTLTQEQNALSEVVVTALGITKEKKSLGYTTQAVKGKELSDTKETNFLNSLSGKLAGVRITNSQGDMGSSRIIIRGETSISGNNQPLFVVDGVPVDNSQLGSTGGTTRDFKNAIADLNPQDIESLSVLKGPNAAALYGSRAAHGVVLITTKSGKSQKGLGISVNSGITISQVATLPKFQNSYGQGSNGKFSYVDGKGGGINDGVDESWGPKLDGRLIPQFYSNGVAVPFVAHPNNVKDFFNTGVTYDNSVSIAKSDEKSDFRLGINNQKQLGTVPNSETNKTNFTVNTNYQISKNIKVGVTANYIVTDAPALPGGPQGNRAAGVMLQFLWFGRQVDIDQLQNNREVNWNNSYYSNPYWNAYYNTTSQQRNRIIGDIHLDAKIIDGLNFKFRTGVDYYNDRRKYTIKYGTNGTPFGSYAEDAYTVNERNTEGIFTYTKKLTEDFSVDALAGFNIRNHSDANNYQKAPRLAVPDLYTLTNSRDPLTSSNSLSRLRVYSAYASAQFGYKNYAYLNVTARNDWSSTLPSSNRSYFYPSFNGSFVVSDAFNLKSNTLDFLKLRGGWSEVGNDADPYQLSTVYDFQTAFDGNPIQTSAKKKLNENLKPETTRSTELGIESSFWKNRLHLDVAYYNTNSFDQILEIKTTASSGYNSQLINAGKINNRGIEVQLDGTPIQTENFKWNVGVNYSKNISEVKILDYDKQIQNYTIGTSGGVDVLASVGQAYGALYGTAYQRDANGNIVVGANGLPKADPQKRVLGHYTPDFLAGVTNTLSYKNLEFSFLIDASVGGDIFSGTNRTGTYTGVLAETLAGRDAANGGLNYYYPGNNTANPKTLVASGGAPNGVTVYDDGVLFNGVYADGTPNTQVISAQEFHKASYNISEAYIYSSTFVKLREIKLGYNFNKKFARRLGLEGASITAVGRNLLFIYKDAPNIDPETAFNTGNAQGLESLSLPTTRNFSLNVNLKF; encoded by the coding sequence ATGAAAAAAAAATTAAACAGATATATAGGATTATGTATTTTGTTGATTTCCACAGGTATTAAAGCACAGGAAATTAAACCCTTAATCCAGTCGAAACTTGAAGGAACTGTAATCGATGCTGTTACAAAGGAGCCCGTTATTGGTGCTTCGATAAACATTAAAGGAACTACGCACGGGGTTGTAACGGATATGGACGGTAAATTTTACTTTCAAACCGGACAAAAGCTTCCTTATACGCTAATTGTAAGTTATTTGGGCTATAAAAAAGCGGAAGTTACAGCCAATGAAAATTCAGTTGTGGTTACTCTTACTCAGGAACAGAATGCCCTGTCAGAAGTAGTGGTTACGGCACTTGGTATTACAAAAGAAAAGAAGTCTCTGGGATATACTACACAGGCAGTTAAGGGCAAGGAATTGTCAGACACAAAAGAAACCAATTTTCTAAACAGTCTTAGTGGTAAACTTGCCGGTGTTCGTATTACCAATTCGCAGGGTGATATGGGATCTTCGCGTATCATCATTCGTGGCGAAACGTCTATTTCCGGAAATAATCAGCCGCTTTTTGTGGTCGATGGAGTTCCTGTAGACAACTCACAACTAGGAAGTACCGGAGGTACTACTCGTGATTTTAAAAATGCTATTGCCGATTTAAATCCACAGGATATTGAATCCCTAAGTGTATTAAAAGGTCCTAATGCTGCCGCTCTTTACGGATCACGTGCCGCACACGGAGTAGTGCTTATCACAACAAAATCAGGAAAAAGTCAAAAAGGGTTGGGAATAAGCGTTAATTCGGGAATCACGATTTCTCAAGTGGCTACTTTACCTAAATTTCAAAATTCATACGGACAAGGATCAAACGGAAAGTTTAGTTACGTAGACGGTAAGGGTGGCGGAATCAATGATGGAGTTGATGAAAGCTGGGGACCTAAACTAGACGGTCGTCTTATTCCTCAGTTCTATTCCAATGGTGTTGCGGTACCTTTCGTAGCACATCCCAATAATGTAAAAGACTTTTTCAACACTGGTGTTACCTACGATAATAGCGTATCCATAGCTAAATCGGATGAAAAATCAGATTTTCGTTTAGGAATAAACAATCAAAAACAATTGGGTACAGTACCTAACAGTGAAACAAATAAAACAAACTTTACGGTTAATACAAATTACCAAATTTCTAAAAACATAAAAGTAGGGGTAACGGCTAACTATATTGTGACCGATGCACCTGCACTTCCGGGTGGTCCGCAAGGTAACCGTGCCGCTGGTGTGATGCTGCAGTTCCTTTGGTTCGGACGCCAGGTAGATATCGATCAGCTTCAGAACAACAGAGAGGTGAACTGGAACAACAGCTATTACAGCAATCCCTATTGGAATGCCTATTATAATACCACCAGCCAACAGCGCAACCGTATAATAGGAGATATTCATCTGGATGCCAAAATTATCGACGGACTTAATTTTAAATTCCGTACCGGAGTTGATTATTATAACGATCGCAGAAAATACACCATCAAGTATGGTACAAACGGAACTCCATTTGGATCCTATGCAGAAGATGCTTACACGGTAAACGAAAGAAATACAGAAGGGATCTTTACGTATACCAAAAAACTAACCGAAGACTTTAGTGTGGATGCTCTTGCCGGATTCAATATTCGTAACCACAGTGATGCCAATAACTATCAGAAAGCACCACGTTTGGCCGTACCGGATTTGTATACTTTAACGAATTCAAGAGATCCGTTGACTTCATCGAATTCATTATCAAGATTACGAGTGTACAGTGCCTATGCTTCAGCACAGTTTGGATATAAAAACTATGCTTATTTAAACGTAACTGCCCGTAACGACTGGTCGTCTACATTACCAAGCAGTAACCGTTCTTACTTTTATCCTTCCTTCAATGGTAGTTTTGTAGTTTCTGATGCTTTCAATCTGAAAAGTAATACACTTGATTTCTTAAAACTTCGCGGAGGCTGGTCTGAGGTAGGAAACGATGCAGATCCGTATCAATTGTCTACGGTTTACGATTTTCAAACTGCATTTGACGGAAATCCAATCCAAACTTCAGCGAAGAAAAAACTGAATGAGAACCTGAAACCGGAAACCACTCGTTCTACGGAATTGGGTATAGAATCTTCGTTCTGGAAAAACAGACTGCACCTGGATGTAGCTTACTACAATACGAACAGTTTTGACCAGATTTTAGAAATAAAAACTACAGCTTCAAGTGGTTATAATTCGCAATTAATCAACGCGGGTAAAATAAACAATCGTGGTATTGAAGTTCAGTTAGACGGAACTCCGATTCAAACGGAGAATTTTAAATGGAATGTAGGAGTTAACTATTCAAAAAACATCAGTGAAGTAAAGATTTTGGATTATGACAAACAAATCCAAAACTATACTATTGGTACATCAGGAGGTGTTGATGTACTGGCATCGGTAGGGCAGGCCTATGGAGCACTTTATGGTACAGCGTATCAGCGTGATGCAAACGGAAATATAGTAGTTGGAGCTAACGGATTGCCGAAAGCCGATCCTCAAAAGCGAGTATTAGGACATTATACTCCGGACTTTTTAGCAGGTGTAACCAACACTTTGAGTTATAAAAATCTTGAATTTTCATTTCTTATTGATGCCAGTGTGGGTGGAGATATTTTTTCGGGAACCAACAGAACGGGGACCTATACCGGAGTACTGGCTGAGACACTTGCTGGTCGTGATGCAGCAAACGGAGGTTTAAATTACTATTATCCGGGAAACAATACAGCCAATCCAAAAACATTGGTAGCGAGTGGTGGAGCACCAAACGGAGTAACAGTGTATGATGACGGAGTTCTATTTAACGGAGTTTACGCAGACGGAACTCCAAATACTCAGGTGATTAGTGCGCAGGAGTTTCATAAAGCATCTTACAATATTAGTGAAGCCTATATCTACAGTTCGACTTTTGTAAAACTGAGAGAAATAAAACTGGGATACAATTTCAATAAGAAATTTGCCAGAAGACTGGGACTAGAAGGAGCAAGTATCACTGCGGTAGGGCGAAACCTTTTGTTTATTTACAAAGATGCGCCAAACATTGATCCTGAAACCGCTTTCAATACCGGAAATGCTCAGGGATTGGAGAGCTTGTCTTTACCAACTACCAGAAACTTCAGTCTGAATGTTAATCTTAAATTTTAA
- a CDS encoding DUF3347 domain-containing protein encodes MKNIILSTLVLTFVMTSCNKKSEENRTTDSQTESHSKHKEAENKANTEKTQNVSIQETVSKYLQLKNALVKDDSKGAANAGKELFQTLKGFDTGSIEAKSKTEYNEIAEDAKEHAEHIGEASGNIVHQREHFVLLSKDVNDIIELLGTTQTLYQEYCPMANEGKGALWISETKEIQNPYYGSKMLDCGSVKKTM; translated from the coding sequence ATGAAAAATATAATTCTCTCCACACTAGTCCTAACATTTGTAATGACTTCCTGCAACAAGAAAAGTGAAGAAAACAGGACAACAGATTCTCAAACAGAATCTCATTCTAAACATAAAGAAGCTGAAAACAAAGCCAATACAGAAAAAACGCAAAACGTTTCAATTCAGGAAACGGTTAGCAAATATCTGCAATTGAAAAATGCATTGGTCAAAGATGATTCCAAAGGTGCGGCAAATGCCGGAAAGGAATTGTTTCAGACTTTGAAAGGATTTGATACCGGTTCGATAGAGGCTAAATCAAAAACTGAATACAATGAGATTGCTGAAGATGCCAAAGAACATGCTGAACATATTGGTGAAGCCAGCGGAAACATAGTGCATCAAAGAGAACATTTTGTACTGCTGAGTAAGGACGTGAATGATATAATAGAACTACTTGGAACCACACAAACACTATATCAGGAATACTGTCCAATGGCTAACGAAGGCAAGGGTGCTTTGTGGATCAGTGAAACAAAAGAGATCCAAAATCCCTATTATGGTTCCAAAATGCTGGATTGCGGCTCGGTGAAAAAAACGATGTAA
- a CDS encoding heme-binding domain-containing protein → MKSHIKKIAFTGILIFLLLQFYQPARNSDYGQVSSISIGKVHHIPKKVEVILQTSCYDCHSNNTRYPWYSNLQPIRSFMENHIKKGKNNLNFSRWGAYSKRKQGTKLNRIISQIKSDEMPLSSYTLIHRDAVLSAAQKKEIIDWAEKLNDSI, encoded by the coding sequence ATGAAATCGCATATCAAAAAAATAGCCTTTACCGGAATCCTTATTTTTTTGCTCCTGCAATTTTACCAGCCTGCCCGAAACTCTGATTACGGGCAGGTTAGTTCTATTTCTATTGGTAAAGTTCATCACATTCCTAAAAAGGTTGAAGTCATTTTACAAACTTCCTGTTATGACTGCCACAGTAACAATACCCGTTATCCCTGGTATTCTAACCTACAGCCCATACGTAGTTTTATGGAAAACCATATCAAAAAAGGGAAAAATAATTTGAACTTTAGCAGATGGGGAGCATATTCGAAAAGGAAACAAGGAACTAAATTAAACCGAATTATCAGTCAGATAAAGTCTGATGAAATGCCTTTAAGTTCCTATACTTTGATTCACAGAGATGCTGTACTTAGTGCGGCTCAGAAGAAAGAAATTATCGACTGGGCGGAAAAATTAAATGATAGTATCTAA
- a CDS encoding DoxX family protein, translating to MKKDKIIFWITTIIIFIMEGIIPALTSQTELAKQGISHMQYPVYFGNALVVFKVIGALTVIIPQAPKFAKEWAYTGFGFVFIFASISHFAVDGFGFQAILPLIFLGILVISYKLYHKLNEYDYALSEKYQLQ from the coding sequence CATATTCTGGATCACAACGATCATCATTTTTATTATGGAAGGAATCATTCCGGCCTTAACCTCACAAACGGAACTGGCTAAACAAGGGATCAGTCACATGCAATATCCGGTCTATTTTGGTAATGCATTGGTCGTTTTTAAAGTAATCGGAGCACTAACAGTAATCATTCCGCAAGCACCAAAATTTGCAAAAGAATGGGCGTATACCGGTTTTGGATTTGTGTTTATATTTGCGAGTATCAGCCATTTCGCAGTTGACGGATTTGGGTTTCAGGCGATACTGCCTTTGATATTCCTGGGTATATTGGTGATTTCCTATAAATTATATCACAAACTAAATGAATACGATTATGCACTTTCGGAAAAATATCAGTTGCAATAA